A genomic window from Arvicola amphibius chromosome 5, mArvAmp1.2, whole genome shotgun sequence includes:
- the Mc4r gene encoding melanocortin receptor 4, which translates to MNSTHHHGMYTSLHLWNRSSYGLHGNTSESLGKGYSDGGCYEQLFVSPEVFVTLGVISLLENILVIVAIAKNKNLHSPMYFFICSLAVADMLVSVSNGSETIVITLLNSTDTDAQSFTVNIDNVIDSVICSSLLASICSLLSIAVDRYFTIFYALQYHNIMTVKRVAIIISCIWAACTVSGILFIIYSDSSAVIICLITMFFTMLVLMASLYVHMFLMARLHIKRIAVLPGTGTIRQGANMKGAITLTILIGVFVVCWAPFFLHLLFYISCPQNPYCVCFMSHFNLYLILIMCNAVIDPLIYALRSQELRKTFKEIICFYPLGGVCDLSGRY; encoded by the coding sequence ATGAATTCCACCCATCACCATGGCATGTATACTTCCCTCCACCTCTGGAACCGCAGCAGCTACGGGCTGCACGGCAATACCAGCGAGTCCCTGGGGAAGGGGTACTCTGATGGAGGATGCTACGAGCAACTTTTTGTGTCCCCCGAGGTGTTTGTGACTCTGGGTGTCATAAGCCTGTTGGAGAACATTCTAGTGATCGTGGCAATCGCCAAGAACAAGAACCTGCACTCACCCATGTACTTTTTCATCTGTAGCCTGGCTGTGGCAGATATGTTGGTGAGCGTCTCAAACGGGTCGGAAACCATCGTCATCACCCTGTTAAACAGCACAGATACGGACGCGCAGAGCTTCACCGTGAATATTGATAATGTCATTGACTCTGTGATCTGTAGTTCCTTGCTCGCATCCATTTGCAGCctgctttccattgctgtggacAGGTATTTCACTATCTTTTATGCCCTCCAGTACCATAACATTATGACGGTTAAGCGGGTAGCGATCATCATAAGTTGTATCTGGGCGGCTTGTACGGTGTCAGGCATCCTCTTCATCATATACTCAGACAGCAGCGCTGTCATCATTTGCCTCATTACCATGTTCTTCACCATGCTGGTTCTCATGGCCTCTCTCTATGTCCACATGTTCCTGATGGCGAGGCTTCACATTAAAAGGATTGCTGTCCTCCCCGGCACTGGTACCATCCGTCAGGGTGCCAACATGAAGGGGGCAATTACGCTGACCATCCTGATTGGGGTTTTCGTGGTCTGCTGggcccctttcttcctccacttgCTGTTCTATATCTCTTGCCCTCAGAATCCATACTGTGTGTGCTTCATGTCTCATTTTAACCTGTATCTCATACTGATCATGTGTAATGCCGTCATTGACCCCCTCATTTATGCCCTCCGGAGTCAAGAACTGAGGAAAACCTTCAAAGAAATCATCTGCTTCTACCCCCTGGGAGGCGTCTGTGACTTGTCTGGCAGGTATTAA